In Paroedura picta isolate Pp20150507F chromosome 6, Ppicta_v3.0, whole genome shotgun sequence, one genomic interval encodes:
- the LIPI gene encoding LOW QUALITY PROTEIN: lipase member I (The sequence of the model RefSeq protein was modified relative to this genomic sequence to represent the inferred CDS: deleted 1 base in 1 codon) yields the protein MLQGNRNIPQMFRSAFQSFSMLGICFFTCFLACCVRADTEKKCPEFTDLNLPDALIGTNLKVQLLLYTRKNKNCSENLSGQNLTTSVYLNVTKKIIFVIHGYRPTGSPPVWIDDIKNSLLAKEDINIIIVDWNRGATTLIYPNAVSNTRKVAEMLKNLIDEMLENGASLDDVYMIGVSLGAHIAGFVGKAYSGKIGRITGLDPAGPSFTGKETTERLHHTDAQFVDVIHTDIDALGYREPLGNIDFYPNGGTDQPGCPRTILGGSQYFKCDHQRSVFLFMSSLDQNCNITAFPCDTYVGYRNGECASCEAFKPLPCPTLGYYADKWKNYLIEKNPPVTKVYFDTSDKKPFCMYHYFVDIITWNKSSRRGFIRIQIEDSTGNITESKINSDAAVFHQYRQAKILAGFQLDFDNVSKITLTFSTNNVVGPKYKLRVLQMRLRSLSNAERFQLCRYDFILLENSETSFRPIPCHELDV from the exons ATGTTACAAGGAAATCGAAACATT CCTCAGATGTTCCGTTCTGCTTTTCAAAGCTTCTCAATGTTGGGAATATGTTTCTTCACCTGTTTCTTGGCATGCTGTGTAAGAGCAG acacagaaaaaaaatgcccAGAATTTACGGATCTTAATTTACCTGATGCTCTAATAGGCACAAATCTAAAAGTGCAACTTCTTCTGTAcacaaggaaaaacaaaaactgttCTGAAAATCTCAGTGGACAAAACTTAACAACTTCTGTGTATCTAAATGTGACcaagaaaattatttttgttattcATGGATACAGGCCTACAGGTTCTCCACCAGTATGGATTGATGATATTAAAAATAGTCTGCTTGCAAAAGAAGACATTAATATTATAATAGTGGATTGGAATCGGGGCGCCACAACGTTGATTTATCCTAATGCTGTTTCTAATACCAGGAAAGTGGCAGAAATGTTAAAGAACCTTATTGATGAAATGTTG GAAAATGGAGCCTCTCTTGATGATGTTTACATGATAGGAGTAAGCCTTGGGGCCCATATAGCTGGATTTGTTGGAAAGGCATATAGTGGGAAAATTGGCAGAATAACAG GTCTTGACCCTGCTGGGCCATCATTTACTGgaaaagagacaactgagagaTTGCATCACACTGATGCTCAGTTTGTAGATGTTATTCATACAGATATTGATG CTTTGGGTTATCGGGAGCCTTTGGGAAACATTGACTTCTATCCAAATGGGGGAACAGATCAACCAGGATGTCCACGGACAATACTTGGAG gaTCTCAGTATTTCAAATGTGACCATCAGAGGTCTGTTTTTTTGTTCATGTCATCCTTGGATCAGAACTGTAACATAACTGCCTTTCCTTGTGACACATATGTGGGCTACAGAAATGGAGAGTGTGCAAGTTGTGAAGCTTTCAAGCCCCTTCCATGTCCAACACTAG GTTATTATGCTGATAAATGGAAGAACTATTTAATTGAAAAGAACCCTCCTGTGACAAAAGTTTACTTTGACACTTCAGACAAAAAGCCTTTCTGCA TGTATCATTACTTTGTGGATATCATTACTTGGAACAAAAGCAGCAGGAGAGGTTTTATAAGAATCCAAATAGAAGATAGCACAGGAAATATAACAGAATCCAAAATAAATAG TGATGCAGCAGTATTTCACCAGTATAGACAAGCCAAGATCCTTGCTGGATTTCAACTGGATTTTGACAATGTATCAAAAATTACCTTGACATTTTCTACAAATAATGTTGTAGGTCCAAAGTACAAGCTTAGGGTCCTCCAAATGAGATTAAGATCCCTGTCAAATGCGGAAAG